TTTCTTCGTTATAagagaatattaaattctaattcTAATACACTAAAATTAGCAACTAATTATGTTCAAAATACAATCATTGATGTTGAGCAAAATTAggaaacattataaataataaatgcaatataaatgcaaacttAATACAATACAGGGtgtgtttgaaattaaatattaattcattgGTGTTTTGATTACAATcgtatctaaattatttttaattgatactaATTACGTATATAACGTGCCGGAATACAAGAACATATGCAAAGTAAAGACTTAGGTACAGAAAATTCATCTACATTATCttacaagtaaattaatttaataataatgaaaatttctaataacaatacaatcgaacctggataagcgagagtctatTGGACCTTGatattttctcgcttatagaggtttttaTCTAACCAGAATATCTCGCTTATGGAGTTCCTCCGccatgactctcgcttatataGGTTTTTATCTAAGCAGTATAtctcgcttatgaaggttCTCCAtcatgactctcgcttatagaggtttctcacttatccagctTCAATTTTTCTATACGAAAAGTAGTCaatgaagtaataaaattctttttaatttacaatagttaataataaaatttttagataaaaatatgagttatagaacaatttttttcatgtgtattgattaaatattcaaCGATAATTATAGAAAGTTCTTAAACTAAACTTACACTAATGGCATGACTCAACTCTTACCCACTAAATAGACacacaattataaattagcgtttgtaaaaataaaaatgaaatctgTACAAAACTTacgttaaaaatgtataatattcaCAACAGTGAAAATCAGGTTATAATGGACTTTGTCTGTAGCACGACTTAGCACCATCTGTGTTTATGAGGTGTTTAGAAATACAACGAGTCGTCAATTATACAAAATCAAGACATTTCAAAGTATACAAAATATCCACTGACCTTTTATAAACTTCTAACTGCACGTAGAAACGTTTAAAGGaaacttagtgtagattttgaatgaaaaatcTACTGTTCACTGTTCACGACAATTAAACGAATTTTGCAGTAAATTATGCAAAGAATTTCCCaatttttgatgaaataaGAAATGCGGTTTTGTCATGCATTTCGACTGCTTTGACACTTGTATTACATATCATTgcctttattttatcaaagggAAAGTTATGGATGGCAAGTGTCACTGAAGTCGGAACATGATGTATTGATATTGATTGCTAGAACTAAGACAGTCTTGTTAACAATTCCTATATAAGATCAGCCTTCATGTGAATGGTGTGGATGAGGAGAACCTAGCAGTCGGAGGGCCATCCAGGCGGCGAGTGATTGCGAGGCGGGCGCAGGAGATACTGGCATTTGCTGCGCGGCCATTCTCGACCGCAGGCGGTGCAGCATGAAAGCAGCAGCTAGTGCTGCGCCCGCCGCAGCGCCCGCAGCTGACGCGAAAAGAGCGCCGAAACTCAACGCACCCATACACACGCCGTATACAACCTGGAGATATCAAACTAAGCTTACAAACAATTCTTCatgcatatttatatttatctttgagcatacaatataattatcatttcaaaattcttaaaaaaaaaaataagtttcgaACGCTTAAATGTGATAtttcgttttaattataagtttttacCTCTTCACGTATTCTTCCACTGAACACAGTGACAGGTTCTCTGGAAGGTCCAAAATCTAAATCAGCTTCGGATACAACTTCATATATTCCAGAAACACCGACGTCCGCGGATCTTGAGTCACGAATAGTACGTCGCTTTCGTAGAGATCTGGGACCAGCGACTGCCGGTCCGCGACCTTTAGGCGAGGTCATAGTTTCACCGTTTTGTCCCGTTTTATCGCTGTTCGCAAGGTTTCGTGGTCCATGTGGGAAATGTTCGTGTTCAGGTGCTCGATcctaaaaaaattagttaaatgaaattagattttttcataatacattttccgcctacaaattaaaaatgaaattatgcttttcaagaaattaatgaaaatgaatgaaaaaaatgatgaATATATTATCAAAAACTGTCGtattaatcttattattagaattttgCTTACAGTAAATGGTCTCCTGTTCAAAGACTCAAATGCTTCTTCTAAAGTAGATATCTGATCGGAATCCGGATCCACGACAGGCGCTGGAGCACGCTGTGGTAGAGGCGCCGGCGCTGGAACCACGTCACCTGACACCTCGTCGCCGAATGCTTCCTCTAGAGGGAGACGCTGATACTCTTCTGCTAGACTCGTGTCCGAACCCTCAGCCGAAGAGTCACTggagaataaaataaattttataagtaatcatttaaaaatcaacatttaatatttaaactatgtCAAGCTCAAAaactataacaataattgtttaGTATAATTTCTACgttgttatgaaataaattaaaaaatcaaaactatGTTATTGCACATgacgttttatatttaatgcaggaatatttcatattgtaaTGCCTTccttaaaacattatttaattttaaagcaatgtagttatatttttgaaagattacattacaaaataaatcatgtTTCAGTAGTACTAGATCATGGTTTTACGTCAAGAAGATTATTAAGTCGTGATAGCAGATAGGTACTAAAATGATTTACCTGATCTCATTATGATCTTGATGACCACGATCGTCCTTCCTGTCAAGCGCGTGTCGTTGCGGTGTGACGCCCGCGAGCTGGCAGTGGTCAAGGCAGCCGTGTCTGCAGATCTCCACCTTACAGCGGATATGAACGCTCAAAGCGTCGGGGAATTTGAACGCGTGGAAGAACGCGTAAGTTATGACTGTCGCTCGTTCGTCCGCTGCCTTGGCTTTGAGAAATCTGTGaagtatatgtttttaattagaaactTACATCAAAACGAACACTTCGTAAGATCTGTACTCCAGTCCTTGTAATTTTTAGATGCATTTTTCCCAAAAGTAttaggaaaattataaaaaaaaaagctaatattgtaactattatcaataaataaaggaccgtgttttgttaatttgttaaatcttaaatattgtTCTATCGAAGAAAGGAATTTAGtatcatatttaaatgttagtaATTACCTGGAAATCATCTTTGGACGTAGAACGCATCCGTATTCGTCAGACAGCTGAATAACGTGTCCCGATCCGTCCGAAGCGGCGCACGACTTAACTCGCATGTCGAACTCGCctgaaatacaattttacacatattttaaCTGCTTCATATTATCggtaaacataaattacaagACAATTCCGTTTcacttttgttttatgaacttattccttttttttttcaaacctGATACATCTGTTACTTTCCTGCTTTGAATATATATAGTAGAAATAATCTAACGCGAGGTATTTTATTCACTTTGTAACTATGTTAAAAGACAACAACcgtaaaacattacaaatacatatCAGCTGgttaaacattaacaaaatactaattaaaCAATGCAAGGAAAC
Above is a genomic segment from Papilio machaon chromosome 9, ilPapMach1.1, whole genome shotgun sequence containing:
- the LOC106709957 gene encoding uncharacterized protein LOC106709957, with the translated sequence MIVWRTKNTSRRKYSGWSKMSAHLSSHISRTTVIWLMLALVNTRVRAGELWPMERPEGMPVIQSLEVMCGKDHMDVHLTFSHPFEGIVSSKGQHGDPRCVYVPPSTGQTYFSFRIAYAKCGTKPDLHGQFYENTVVVQYDKDLLEVWDEAKRLRCEWFNDYEKTASKPPMVIADLDVVQLDFRGDNVDCWMEIQAGKGPWAPPVSGIVPLGSTLTLVVAINDYRGEFDMRVKSCAASDGSGHVIQLSDEYGCVLRPKMISRFLKAKAADERATVITYAFFHAFKFPDALSVHIRCKVEICRHGCLDHCQLAGVTPQRHALDRKDDRGHQDHNEISDSSAEGSDTSLAEEYQRLPLEEAFGDEVSGDVVPAPAPLPQRAPAPVVDPDSDQISTLEEAFESLNRRPFTDRAPEHEHFPHGPRNLANSDKTGQNGETMTSPKGRGPAVAGPRSLRKRRTIRDSRSADVGVSGIYEVVSEADLDFGPSREPVTVFSGRIREEVVYGVCMGALSFGALFASAAGAAAGAALAAAFMLHRLRSRMAAQQMPVSPAPASQSLAAWMALRLLGSPHPHHSHEG